From the Oceanicaulis alexandrii DSM 11625 genome, one window contains:
- a CDS encoding ABC transporter ATP-binding protein yields MTVSPPDMTAVKLDDRLLEVSGALVRFAPGRPAVDGVELTLTCGRVTALLGPSGSGKSTLLRAIAGLEPLDAGEIRFENHLWSAKGLHKPPEDRRCGVVFQDYALFPHLTALDNVAFGLREGSKAQRRQTALTRLEAVELGHRAKAYPHELSGGEQQRVALARALAIKPDVMLLDEPFSGLDRRLRSELRGATADVLRQSEAATLIVTHDAEEALELADSIALMNEGRIIQTGAPDTLYMKPNSLTAARLLGDVGVFQADIRDGAADTLLGQYPAQEFTDGDKALLLVRPEGVKLGRADAQGALAMITQRRVSSGYARLICRLETGQILEARASLKENHRVGDAVRLSVEPAFAHLVKTEPDQG; encoded by the coding sequence ATGACTGTGAGCCCGCCTGACATGACCGCCGTCAAACTTGATGACCGCCTGCTGGAAGTCTCCGGCGCCCTGGTGCGGTTCGCCCCGGGCCGGCCCGCCGTGGACGGGGTGGAGCTGACCTTGACCTGCGGGCGAGTGACGGCCCTGTTGGGCCCCTCTGGCTCAGGCAAGTCGACCTTGCTGCGCGCCATCGCCGGTCTGGAGCCGCTGGACGCCGGTGAGATCCGGTTTGAAAACCATCTATGGAGCGCCAAAGGCCTTCACAAACCGCCTGAAGACCGGCGCTGCGGCGTGGTGTTTCAGGATTATGCTCTGTTTCCGCATCTCACAGCGCTCGACAATGTCGCGTTCGGCCTGCGTGAGGGCTCCAAGGCCCAGCGTCGCCAGACTGCCCTCACCCGCCTGGAAGCCGTTGAGCTGGGCCATCGCGCCAAGGCCTATCCGCATGAGCTGTCGGGCGGCGAGCAGCAGCGCGTGGCGCTCGCTCGAGCGCTGGCGATCAAACCCGATGTGATGTTGCTGGACGAACCGTTCTCCGGGCTCGACCGCCGCCTGCGCTCTGAACTGCGCGGCGCCACCGCCGATGTCCTGCGCCAGTCGGAAGCCGCGACCCTGATCGTCACTCATGACGCGGAAGAGGCGCTGGAGCTGGCTGATTCCATCGCCTTGATGAATGAGGGCCGGATCATTCAGACCGGCGCGCCGGACACCTTGTACATGAAGCCCAATTCGCTGACCGCCGCGCGACTCTTGGGCGATGTAGGCGTGTTTCAAGCGGATATTCGCGACGGCGCCGCGGACACCCTTCTGGGTCAGTACCCGGCGCAAGAGTTCACAGACGGCGACAAAGCCCTGCTGCTCGTGCGTCCTGAAGGGGTGAAGCTGGGACGCGCCGATGCGCAGGGCGCCTTGGCGATGATCACCCAGCGGCGGGTCAGTTCAGGCTATGCGCGCCTGATCTGCCGACTTGAGACCGGTCAGATACTGGAAGCGCGCGCCAGCCTGAAAGAAAACCACCGGGTCGGCGACGCCGTTCGGCTCAGCGTCGAGCCCGCCTTCGCCCATCTGGTCAAAACCGAGCCCGATCAAGGCTGA